ATCAGCAACTGCTTGGTTCTTCAGTAAGGTTTCTGTTGGTGGCGTTGTTGCTATCATGATGGCCGTCATAGAAGCTAGCTTGATGTTAGCCTTTGGTCTACAAGTCGATCATATTGGGGCCTTTTATCTGATCGCAATCATCTTTGCTTTAGCATCGATGTTCCTTGTCATGTTGCTATCAATGGCCTTCGATAATCCAGGTCGCTTCGTGGCGATGGTCTTGTTGATGCTACAATTAGGTGGTTCTGGTGGGACGTTCCCAATGGAAATCACTAACTCGTTCTATAATGCGATTCATCCGTATATTCCGATGACGTACTCGATCCTTGGCTTCCGTCAAGCTATCACGTCTGGCTTAGGTAGTGGCCAGATATGGAGTTCGACTGGCGTCTTAGTGGGTATTCTAGTGGTCAGTCTCTTGTTATTATGGTGGATCATGCAGATCTTACAACGAATTCATTTAAGTGGTGTGTCCCAATTAGATGAAAATCAAAAATTACAAAAACTTGAACAATAAATTTACAGCTTAGCCGTTAAATCGGCTAAGCTTTTTTTTGACAAATTTACTTGTTGAAATGTTAAATTTGAAAAAATTTTTGACTGTATTTTTCCAAGTATAGCAAGCTTTTTTGGCGCTCGGCTTTGTGAAAAATAAAATTTAATTTGACTTTTTTAAATCACTGCAATAAACTTTGAACATCAAACTATTTCAGTTTGAAATTAAAGGTACGAGGTGAGATATTTGTGCGTACTACAGGCAGCAGAGATTCAGCAATTGATCCCCAATCGGTTTCCGATTTGTTATATTGATCAAGTTGATGAGTTGGTGCCAGACCAACGAATTGTCGCAACTAAAAATGTTACGATCAATGAGGATTTTCTGCAAGGTTACTTTCCAGGACGACCGGAAATGCCAGGAACTTTGATCGTTGAAACTCTAGCTCAAGCAGCGTCAATTTTGATTTTAAAGTCACCGCAGTTTGCACAACGAACAGCGTATATTGGCAGTATTCGTAATGCGATTTTTCACAAGCGTGTTCGCCCAGGCGCACGCTTACGCCTTGAAGTGGAATTGACTAAAGTCAAGGCGAATATGGGAATCGTCGCAACTAAAGCATCGGTTGACGGTGAGGTTGTTTGCACAGTAGAGTTACATTTTGTTGTGCAGCCAACAGTTGGTTGACATCCACGTCCAACACGGCTAATATTTTGAATATCAAAGTAATTAGCTGGGGAGATAAAAATAATGACACCACAAGGACAGCGTATCAACGACAAGCTTGTCGCCGTTTATAACGACATTGTTCAGCTAGAAGAAATTGAAATAAAGAAAAGTCAGTTCAAAGATTTATCGATCAAAGAGATCCATACGATCAATGCGATCGGGATGTATCATCGTAAAACCTCATCAGAAGTGGCACGAGCGCTGAAGGTAACACCAGGAACGTTAAGTGTTTCGATCAATAACTTAGTGCGTAAAGGTTATGCTGAACGGTTGCGCAGTGATGACGATCGCCGCATCATTCATCTTGGTCTGACCCGCAAAGGGCGCTTGATGTATCGGCTGCATCAGTCATTTCATCGCCAAATGGTGCAGAGCTTTCTTAAGGATCTAAATGAGCAAGAAGTAACGTTGGTGGAAAAAGCGTTAGATAATCTGCAACATTTCTTAGATGAGCATTCTTAAATAAAGGTGGTGATGTCGTGGGCGTAAAAATTGTCCAAACCGCACATGCCGTCCCAACTAAAATTATGACCAATTATGATCTTAGTCAGATCATGGATACTTCAGATGAATGGATTCGCAGCCGCACTGGTATTAGCCAGCGGCACATTGCGACCACGGAAACAACCAGCAGTCTTTGTGGCCAAGTTGCAGAACAATTATTACAACAGGCACAGTTACCAGCGACCGCATTGGATTTTATTGTCGTTTGTACAATGTCGCCGGATTATTTTACACCCGCAACGGCCGCGGTCGTTCAAGGAATGATCGGTGCTACCAACGCGTTTGCTTTTGATTTAAATGCGGCTTGCTCTGGCTTTGTTTATGGCTTGAGCGTCGTACAGCATTATTTTCAGACTAATAAAGAGACCTATGGCTTGCTGATTGGTGGTGAAGTTCTATCGCGACTGATCAATTGGCAGGATCGTTCTACCGCAGTTCTATTCGGTGATGGCGCTGCTGGTGTTTTGCTAAAAAATAGTCACACACCGCATTTACTAGCTAGTGACTTAGCAACCTTCGGGGATCGTGGGGGGCAGTTGACAGCTGGTTATCGCGGTGGTGCCTCACAAATGGTTAATGGCATTAATCAAATTATGCCGTATTTTCAGATGGATGGGCGCGGTATTTATAGCTTTGCAACACGAGGCGTGCCGGCTTCAATTGAACGAGCTTTGCAACAGGCTAACTTAGTGGCCGACCAAGTGGATCATTTTATTTTACACCAAGCTAATACCCGGATCGTTGCACAAGTCGCTAAAAGACTGCAACAACCGCTAAGTAAATTTCCACAGAATATGGCAGCTTATGGTAATACCTCAGCTGCTAGTATCCCATTATTGCTAGATGAATGTGTCCATGCTGGCCAGATCAAGCCAGGAGACGTACTAGTGTTAAGCGGCTTCGGTGGTGGCTTAACTGTGGGTACACAAATTATGATTTATTAAAACATGT
This is a stretch of genomic DNA from Loigolactobacillus coryniformis subsp. coryniformis KCTC 3167 = DSM 20001. It encodes these proteins:
- the fabZ gene encoding 3-hydroxyacyl-ACP dehydratase FabZ — translated: MCVLQAAEIQQLIPNRFPICYIDQVDELVPDQRIVATKNVTINEDFLQGYFPGRPEMPGTLIVETLAQAASILILKSPQFAQRTAYIGSIRNAIFHKRVRPGARLRLEVELTKVKANMGIVATKASVDGEVVCTVELHFVVQPTVG
- a CDS encoding beta-ketoacyl-ACP synthase III, encoding MGVKIVQTAHAVPTKIMTNYDLSQIMDTSDEWIRSRTGISQRHIATTETTSSLCGQVAEQLLQQAQLPATALDFIVVCTMSPDYFTPATAAVVQGMIGATNAFAFDLNAACSGFVYGLSVVQHYFQTNKETYGLLIGGEVLSRLINWQDRSTAVLFGDGAAGVLLKNSHTPHLLASDLATFGDRGGQLTAGYRGGASQMVNGINQIMPYFQMDGRGIYSFATRGVPASIERALQQANLVADQVDHFILHQANTRIVAQVAKRLQQPLSKFPQNMAAYGNTSAASIPLLLDECVHAGQIKPGDVLVLSGFGGGLTVGTQIMIY
- a CDS encoding MarR family winged helix-turn-helix transcriptional regulator; translated protein: MTPQGQRINDKLVAVYNDIVQLEEIEIKKSQFKDLSIKEIHTINAIGMYHRKTSSEVARALKVTPGTLSVSINNLVRKGYAERLRSDDDRRIIHLGLTRKGRLMYRLHQSFHRQMVQSFLKDLNEQEVTLVEKALDNLQHFLDEHS